From the genome of Tachysurus fulvidraco isolate hzauxx_2018 chromosome 20, HZAU_PFXX_2.0, whole genome shotgun sequence, one region includes:
- the mfsd14ba gene encoding hippocampus abundant transcript-like protein 1 isoform X2 — protein sequence MAQAGKEPKRTNRVVLVKRIIKNDDNNPMQQGIGKPSVYHAVVVIFLEFFAWGLLTTPMLTVLHETFPQHTFLMNGLIQGVKGLLSFMSAPLIGALSDVWGRRSFLLVTVFFTCAPIPLMRLSPWWYFAMISVSGAFSVTFSVIFAYVADVTEEQERSTAYGLVSATFAASLVTSPAIGAYLSANYGDNLVVLVATLIALADICFILLAVPESLPEKMRLTTWGAPISWEQADPFASLRKVGKDTTVLLICITVFLSYLPEAGQYSSFFLYLRQVINFSPATIAVFIGVVGILSIVAQTLFLTLLMRTIGNKNTVLLGLVFQILQLAWYGFGSEPWMMWAAGAVAAMSSITFPAVSALVSRSADPDQQGLVQGMITGIRGLCNGLGPALYGFIFFLFDVELSGIAPIQTDYNIPLQTPSEAAIPGPPFLLGACTVLAAFIVALFIPERTTAGSKTCQELKRSGSLTGAHANTPLPGSDEDFEPLLEDSNV from the exons atgcagCAAGGAATCGGGAAGCCGAGTGTGTACCACGCAGTGGTGGTCATCTTCCTTGAGTTTTTTGCCTGGGGGCTGCTCACCACACCGATGCTTACC GTTCTACACGAAACGTTCCCCCAGCACACGTTCTTGATGAACGGCCTCATTCAGGGTGTGAAG GGCTTGCTGTCTTTCATGAGCGCTCCATTAATCGGAGCGCTATCAGATGTCTGGGGCAGGAGATCTTTTCTATTGGTGACGGTGTTTTTCACCTGCGCACCTATTCCTCTGATGAGACTCAGCCCATG GTGGTACTTTGCCATGATCTCAGTGTCCGGGGCTTTCTCAGTCACCTTCTCGGTCATCTTTGCGTATGTAGCAGACGTCACTGAGGAGCAGGAGAGGAGCACCGCGTACGGCCTC GTGTCCGCCACGTTCGCAGCAAGCCTGGTGACGAGCCCCGCAATCGGTGCTTACCTCTCAGCCAACTACGGAGATAACCTGGTGGTCCTGGTGGCAACGCTCATCGCCCTGGCGGATATCTGCTTCATCCTGCTGGCCGTCCCTGAGTCGCTGCCCGAAAAGATGAGACTGACCACGTGGGGCGCACCAATCTCCTGGGAGCAGGCCGATCCTTTCGCT TCTCTGAGGAAAGTGGGCAAGGACACGACCGTGCTTCTCATCTGCATCACGGTGTTTCTGTCGTACTTACCCGAGGCAGGCCAGTACTCCAGCTTCTTCCTGTATTTACGACAG GTCATCAACTTCTCACCTGCAACCATCGCCGTATTCATCGGAGTGGTGGGGATCCTGTCCATCGTGGCCCAG ACGCTTTTTCTCACGCTGCTAATGAGGACCATTGGGAACAAGAACACGGTTCTGCTGGGCCTCGTGTTCCAGATCCTCCAGCTGGCGTGGTACGGCTTCGGATCAGAACCATG gatgatGTGGGCAGCCGGAGCCGTGGCAGCCATGTCCAGCATCACCTTTCCTGCAGTGAGTGCACTCGTATCTCGCAGCGCCGATCCAGACCAACAAG GTCTAGTGCAGGGAATGATCACAGGCATCCGAGGTCTGTGTAACGGCCTCGGTCCGGCGCTCTACGGcttcatcttcttcctcttcgATGTGGAGCTGAGCGGAATCGCTCCCATCCAGACCGACTACAACATCCCTCTTCAGACTCCCAGTGAG GCGGCGATACCGGGCCCTCCCTTCCTGCTGGGCGCGTGCACGGTGTTGGCAGCCTTCATCGTGGCGCTGTTCATTCCAGAACGAACAACAGCGGGCAGCAAGACGTGCCAGGAGCTGAAGAGAAGCGGCAGCCTGACAGGAGCGCACGCCAACACGCCGCTTCCGGGCAGCGACGAGGACTTCGAGCCTCTCCTGGAGGACAGcaatgtgtga
- the mfsd14ba gene encoding hippocampus abundant transcript 1 protein isoform X1 encodes MAQAGKEPKRTNRVVLVKRIIKNDDNNPMQQGIGKPSVYHAVVVIFLEFFAWGLLTTPMLTVLHETFPQHTFLMNGLIQGVKGLLSFMSAPLIGALSDVWGRRSFLLVTVFFTCAPIPLMRLSPWWYFAMISVSGAFSVTFSVIFAYVADVTEEQERSTAYGLVSATFAASLVTSPAIGAYLSANYGDNLVVLVATLIALADICFILLAVPESLPEKMRLTTWGAPISWEQADPFASLRKVGKDTTVLLICITVFLSYLPEAGQYSSFFLYLRQVINFSPATIAVFIGVVGILSIVAQTLFLTLLMRTIGNKNTVLLGLVFQILQLAWYGFGSEPWMMWAAGAVAAMSSITFPAVSALVSRSADPDQQGLVQGMITGIRGLCNGLGPALYGFIFFLFDVELSGIAPIQTDYNIPLQTPSEKAAIPGPPFLLGACTVLAAFIVALFIPERTTAGSKTCQELKRSGSLTGAHANTPLPGSDEDFEPLLEDSNV; translated from the exons atgcagCAAGGAATCGGGAAGCCGAGTGTGTACCACGCAGTGGTGGTCATCTTCCTTGAGTTTTTTGCCTGGGGGCTGCTCACCACACCGATGCTTACC GTTCTACACGAAACGTTCCCCCAGCACACGTTCTTGATGAACGGCCTCATTCAGGGTGTGAAG GGCTTGCTGTCTTTCATGAGCGCTCCATTAATCGGAGCGCTATCAGATGTCTGGGGCAGGAGATCTTTTCTATTGGTGACGGTGTTTTTCACCTGCGCACCTATTCCTCTGATGAGACTCAGCCCATG GTGGTACTTTGCCATGATCTCAGTGTCCGGGGCTTTCTCAGTCACCTTCTCGGTCATCTTTGCGTATGTAGCAGACGTCACTGAGGAGCAGGAGAGGAGCACCGCGTACGGCCTC GTGTCCGCCACGTTCGCAGCAAGCCTGGTGACGAGCCCCGCAATCGGTGCTTACCTCTCAGCCAACTACGGAGATAACCTGGTGGTCCTGGTGGCAACGCTCATCGCCCTGGCGGATATCTGCTTCATCCTGCTGGCCGTCCCTGAGTCGCTGCCCGAAAAGATGAGACTGACCACGTGGGGCGCACCAATCTCCTGGGAGCAGGCCGATCCTTTCGCT TCTCTGAGGAAAGTGGGCAAGGACACGACCGTGCTTCTCATCTGCATCACGGTGTTTCTGTCGTACTTACCCGAGGCAGGCCAGTACTCCAGCTTCTTCCTGTATTTACGACAG GTCATCAACTTCTCACCTGCAACCATCGCCGTATTCATCGGAGTGGTGGGGATCCTGTCCATCGTGGCCCAG ACGCTTTTTCTCACGCTGCTAATGAGGACCATTGGGAACAAGAACACGGTTCTGCTGGGCCTCGTGTTCCAGATCCTCCAGCTGGCGTGGTACGGCTTCGGATCAGAACCATG gatgatGTGGGCAGCCGGAGCCGTGGCAGCCATGTCCAGCATCACCTTTCCTGCAGTGAGTGCACTCGTATCTCGCAGCGCCGATCCAGACCAACAAG GTCTAGTGCAGGGAATGATCACAGGCATCCGAGGTCTGTGTAACGGCCTCGGTCCGGCGCTCTACGGcttcatcttcttcctcttcgATGTGGAGCTGAGCGGAATCGCTCCCATCCAGACCGACTACAACATCCCTCTTCAGACTCCCAGTGAG AAGGCGGCGATACCGGGCCCTCCCTTCCTGCTGGGCGCGTGCACGGTGTTGGCAGCCTTCATCGTGGCGCTGTTCATTCCAGAACGAACAACAGCGGGCAGCAAGACGTGCCAGGAGCTGAAGAGAAGCGGCAGCCTGACAGGAGCGCACGCCAACACGCCGCTTCCGGGCAGCGACGAGGACTTCGAGCCTCTCCTGGAGGACAGcaatgtgtga